The following are encoded together in the Acipenser ruthenus chromosome 24, fAciRut3.2 maternal haplotype, whole genome shotgun sequence genome:
- the LOC117429450 gene encoding tight junction protein ZO-1 isoform X9 encodes MPGNKNCMITYTGLWCGIAEAVDKMKYQKYLTVLQMALGVTASNRNSLLPYKRRMWVTPSSDTSNAGASSGSQGKPSLRRIKGRIHRSKSLDSIELLDSNSGAMEETVIWEQHTVALHRAAGFGFGIAISGGKDNPHFQSGETSIVISDVLKGGPAEGLLQENDRVVMVNAVSMDNVEHAYAVQQLRKSGKNAQITIRRKKKVQIPVARTERETVSEHEEDSYEDEAYDETSARSGPSAYSSSKRSERSMAGRRDRSASRERSLSPRSDRRSVVSNLPPKPAKVTLVKSRKSEEYGLRLASHIFVKDISPESLAAKDGNIQEGDVVLKINGTVTENLSLTDAKKLIERSKGKLKMVVQRDERATLLNIPDLDDSIPSANASDRDDISEIHSLASDHSNRSHDRSRRSRSRSPDRRSEPSDHSRHSPQQISNGSHRSRDEERIAKPGAISTPVRITEEAVISKIAEQPVAKTFEERSEKQIPPLPEPKPVYAQPGQPDVDLPVSPSDAPIPSAAHDEGMLRPSMKLVKFKKGESVGLRLAGGNDVGIFVAGVLEDSPAAKEGLEEGDQILRVNNVDFANIIREEAVLFLLDLPRGEEVTILAQKKKDVYRRIVESDVGDSFYIRTHFEYEKESPYGLSFNKGEVFRVVDTLYNGKLGSWLAIRIGKNHKEVERGIIPNKNRAEQLSSVQYTLPKTAGGDRADFWRFRGLRSSKRNLRKSREDLTAQPVQSKYPAYERVVLREAGFLRPVVIFGPIADVAREKLGREEPDLFELARSEPRDAGTDQRNSGIIRLHTIKQIIDRDKHAVLDITPNAVDRLNYAQWYPIVVFLNPDSKQGVKNMRTRLCSESRKSARKLYERALKLRKNNHHLFTSIINMNSMNDGWYGALKETTQQQQNQLVWVSEGRADGAPDDDLDLHDDRLSYLSAPGSEYSMYSTDSRHTSDYEDTDTEGGAYTDQELDETLNDEVGPLPESAITRSSEPVCEDPPVIQDAQAYPPYQPPVQPDPLPRTNSTGFKIPASQQKAEAVPVIPNLPHQPEPIAVVSAPSAVDNTVYVAGMNHEERAPAPQSTYSPQAGSLRRPTHELARSMLNDPEQSRSPLAEPPKMYKKDPYGVDEPLRQNHGIKEPVVAHPVNRYEQEPPPSYAPQPQYQDEQPYRDYDQPPYRYESTGNFMEQKSRSYDSHLQYETRVPPYDDQWSHYDENPSQTYPARTPFENQHPQDYDPRLHYEESTEREYTLPQPRYEEPSPLGYDNRPRYEQPAKSYGKPVQPRYEEQLRYEEQPPIGYEARPRYEPEPHAFPPPVSRSPEPNPYYDPPVRTYTQGPQRGYKPGQYEPPLNADAALPPPPQPQAKPEPPIASTKPLPPTPATEPEDDPAMKRQSVLTRVKMFENKRSVSVDRAKESGDPAAVRSAEVAPKPVTGPTTVPKANSLSRLDQEKPPYRAPEPQKPQTKPPEDIVRSNHYDPEEDEEYYRKQLSYFDRRSFDSKPAPQPTQPANRFPDPAKPVQPQTQSNYSNYSSRFLGSYTNYDYLKRNQKWGKPAELEPVDKISVVEKRYEPVPQVTPPPSQYGLPSQTLSNPSVPPPVLPKPPLSEVSSLQLDVRSSPKSKPEPPTLQTKPTTVKPNNREDTVQSNYLQQKSFPEKAPVNGTDQPPKPVTSSYNRFNPKPYTSSARPFERKFESPKFNHNLLPNDTQQKPELQTKPQSTPPQPPVKPQSFPQPAEFDSGMDTFNRTTENQPKYQQNNVNAVPKAIPVSPGALDDDDEDEGHTVVATARGIFNSNGGVLSSIETGVSIIIPQGAIPEGVEQEIYFKVCRDNSILPPLDKEKGETLLSPLVMCGPHGLKFLKPVELRLPHCASMTPDGWSFALKSSDDSSGDPKSWQNKSLSGDPNYLVGANCVSVLIDHF; translated from the exons AGTGGAGCTATGGAGGAAACTGTAATATGGGAACAGCACACAGTGGCCCTTCACAGG GCTGCCGGGTTTGGATTTGGCATTGCAATTTCAGGAGGCAAAGATAACCCCCATTTTCAGAGTGGTGAAACCTCCATTGTAATATCAGATGTGCTGAAAGGAGGCCCAGCTGAGGGTCTGTTACA ggaaaatGATCGTGTTGTTATGGTCAATGCTGTTTCTATGGATAATGTAGAGCATGCCTATGCTGTTCAGCAGTTGCGGAAAAGTGGAAAGAATGCACAAATT ACAATCAGACGGAAAAAGAAGGTTCAAATTCCGGTGGCCAGGACGGAGCGCGAGACAGTGTCGGAGCATGAAGAGGACAGCTACGAGGATGAGGCGTATGATGAGACGAGTGCGAGAAGCGGCCCCAGTGCCTACAGCAGCAGCAAGAGGAGTGAGCGTAGCATGGCAGGGAGGAGGGATCGCAGTGCGAGCAGAGAGCGCAGCTTATCACCACGATCAGACAGGAGGTCTGTGGTTTCAAATCTACCACCGAAACCTGCAAAAGTCACGTTGGTGAAATCCAGAAAAAGTGAAG aaTATGGGTTACGCTTGGCAAGTCACATTTTTGTGAAAGACATCTCCCCAGAGAGCCTGGCAGCAAAAGATGGCAATATCCAAGAAGGAGATGTTGTATTGAAA ataaATGGCACTGTGACGGAAAACCTCTCCTTGACAGATGCTAAGAAACTAATAGAACGGTCAAAGGGTAAGCTAAAGATGGTGGTTCAAAGAGATGAGCGAGCGACTCTACTCAATATACCGGACCTGGATGACAGCATTCCTTCTGCTAATGCTTCAGATAGAGATG acatTTCAGAAATTCATTCACTGGCATCAGACCATTCCAACCGATCCCATGACCGATCGCGCCGCAGTCGCTCCCGATCTCCTGACAGGAGGTCAGAACCCTCAGACCATTCCAGACATTCTCCACAGCAAATCAGCAATGGCAG TCACAGGAGCCGGGATGAAGAGAGAATAGCCAAACCCGGGGCGATATCGACGCCTGTTAGAATTACAGAAGAAGCAGTAATATCTAAGATTGCGGAGCAGCCTGTGGCTAAAACCTTTGAGGAGAGATCAGAAAAACAGATCCCACCTCTGCCAG AGCCTAAGCCTGTGTATGCCCAGCCTGGTCAGCCAGATGTGGACCTTCCAGTAAGCCCTTCTGACGCCCCCATTCCCAGTGCAGCTCATGACGAGGGCATGCTCAG ACCGAGCATGAAGCTGGTGAAGTTTAAGAAGGGTGAGAGTGTGGGTTTGCGCCTCGCTGGTGGGAATGATGTTGGGATATTCGTAGCTGGGGTTTTGGAGGACAGCCCTGCTGCGAAAGAAGGCCTGGAAGAGGGAGATCAGATTCTCAGG gtaaaTAATGTTGACTTTGCAAATATAATTCGTGAAGAGGCAGTTCTGTTCCTCCTTGATCTTCCCAGAGGTGAAGAGGTCACCATTTTGGCTCAGAAGAAAAAAGATG TGTATCGCCGGATAGTGGAGTCAGATGTTGGGGATTCCTTCTACATCAGAACCCACTTTGAGTATGAAAAGGAATCCCCTTATGGACTGAGTTTCAACAAGGGAGAAGTGTTCCGTGTTGTGGACACTCTGTATAATGGGAAGCTAGGCTCATGGCTGGCAATTCGCATTGGCAAAAATCATAAAGAGGTGGAAAGAGGCATCATTCCTAACAAAAACAG agccGAACAGTTATCCAGTGTCCAGTACACTCTTCCCAAGACCGCAGGAGGTGACCGTGCAGATTTCTGGCGATTCCGTGGCCTTCGCAGCTCCAAGAGGAACCTTAGGAAAAGCAGAGAGGATCTCACAGCCCAGCCTGTTCAATCCAAGTACCCAGCTTATGAAAGAGTTGTGCTCAGAGAAG CTGGTTTTCTCCGACCTGTGGTTATCTTTGGCCCCATTGCTGATGTGGCTCGTGAAAAGCTGGGAAGAGAAGAGCCTGATTTGTTTGAGTTGGCAA ggagTGAGCCAAGAGATGCTGGGACTGACCAGCGCAACTCTGGCATTATTCGCCTCCATACAATCAAACAGATCATTGACAGA gaTAAACATGCTGTTTTGGACATTACCCCGAATGCAGTGGACCGATTGAATTATGCGCAGTGGTATCCAATTGTAGTGTTTCTGAACCCAGATAGCAAGCAGGGTGTGAAAAACATGAGGACAAGGCTGTGCTCAGAGTCAAGAAAAAGTGCCAGGAAGCTGTATGAGCGAGCCCTTAAGCTGAGAAAAAACAACCATCATCTCTTTACGT CCATCATCAATATGAATTCTATGAATGATGGATGGTATGGAGCACTGAAGGAGACAACTCAGCAACAGCAGAACCAACTAGTTTGGGTCTCTGAAGGCAGG GCGGATGGAGCTCCGGATGATGACCTTGATTTGCATGATGACCGCCTGTCCTACCTTTCTGCTCCAGGGAGCGAATACTCCATGTACAGCACTGACAGTAGACACACATCTGACTATGAAGACACAGACACTGAAGGGGGTGCCTACACTGACCAGGAACTCGATGAAACTCTTAATGATGAAGTTGGCCCACTTCCAGAATCTGCCATTACAAGGTCCTCTGAGCCTGTCTGTGAAGATCCACCAGTAATCCAAGATGCCCAGGCTTACCCGCCCTATCAGCCCCCGGTTCAGCCCGACCCACTCCCCAGAACAAACTCAACTGGGTTCAAAATACCAGCATCTCAGCAG AAAGCTGAGGCTGTTCCTGTCATCCCTAACCTTCCCCATCAACCTGAGCCTATTGCTGTTGTGTCAGCGCCCTCTGCTGTTGACAACACTGTATATGTAGCTGGTATGAATCATGAGGAGCGTGCTCCAGCCCCTCAAAGCACCTACAGCCCCCAGGCTGGCTCTCTTAGGAGGCCCACCCATGAACTAGCTCGATCAATGCTAAATGATCCGGAACAATCCAGATCACCTCTTGCAGAGCCACCAAAG atGTACAAGAAAGATCCTTATGGCGTGGATGAGCCTCTAAGACAGAACCATGGTATAAAAGAGCCAGTTGTGGCTCACCCAGTGAATAGATATGAACAAGAGCCACCTCCAAGCTATGCACCACAGCCTCAGTATCAGGATGAACAGCCATATAGAGATTATGATCAGCCACCATATAGATATGAGTCTACAGGTAACTTTATGGAACAGAAATCTCGCAGCTATGACTCACACCTGCAATACGAAACCCGTGTGCCCCCCTATGATGACCAGTGGTCACACTATGATGAAAACCCCTCCCAGACCTACCCAGCTCGAACTCCGTTTGAGAACCAGCATCCCCAGGACTATGATCCAAGGCTGCACTATGAAGAAAGCACAGAGCGTGAATACACCCTGCCACAGCCCCGCTACGAAGAGCCGTCCCCTCTGGGATACGACAACCGACCCCGCTATGAACAGCCAGCGAAGAGCTACGGCAAACCAGTACAGCCCCGGTATGAAGAACAGCTCCGCTACGAAGAACAGCCCCCTATCGGGTATGAAGCACGGCCTCGTTATGAACCCGAACCACATGCCTTTCCCCCTCCTGTTTCCAGGTCCCCTGAACCCAATCCGTACTATGACCCTCCAGTAAGGACCTATACACAAGGCCCTCAAAGGGGGTACAAACCAGGACAGTACGAGCCCCCGCTTAATGCAGATGCTGCTCTGCCACCACCTCCACAGCCACAAGCTAAACCAGAACCACCGATTGCCTCCACCAAACCACTGCCCCCAACCCCAGCGACGGAGCCGGAAGATGATCCTGCCATGAAGCGACAGTCCGTGCTCACCAGAGTAAAGATGTTTGAGAACAAGAGATCCGTGTCGGTGGACAGGGCCAAGGAGTCTGGTGACCCTGCTGCTGTCCGG TCTGCAGAAGTAGCCCCCAAGCCCGTTACTGGACCAACAACTGTTCCTAAGGCCAACTCTCTGAGTCGTCTAGACCAGGAAAAGCCACCATACAG GGCACCTGAGCCTCAAAAACCTCAAACCAAACCCCCTGAGGATATAGTCCGCTCAAACCACTATGATCCCGAAGAGGATGAGGAATATTATCGGAAGCAGCTCTCGTACTTTGATCGCAGAAGCTTTGATAGCAAACCAGCTCCTCAGCCAACTCAGCCAGCAAATCGCTTCCCTGATCCTGCCAAACCAGTCCAGCCTCAGACACAGTCCAACTACTCCAACTATTCTTCCAG ATTTCTTGGCTCTTACACTAACTATGACTACCTGAAAAGGAATCAGAAGTG GGGTAAACCAGCAGAATTGGAGCCTGTGGATAAAATCAGTGTTGTGGAAAAGAGATACGAGCCTGTGCCTCAGGTTACTCCTCCTCCATCCCAGTATGGACTGCCTTCACAGACTCTGTCAAACCCATCTGTACCTCCACCCGTACTCCCCAAACCCCCGCTGTCTGAAG TCAGCTCACTGCAATTGGACGTACGCAGTTCCCCCAAGTCCAAACCTGAACCACCCACTCTGCAGACTAAACCGACCACAGTAAAGCCTAACAACAGAGAGGACACTGTGCAGTCCAACTACCTTCAACAGAAGAGCTTCCCTGAAAAAGCCCCAGTTAACGGAACTGACCAGCCTCCGAAGCCAGTCACCTCCAGCTACAATCGATTCAACCCAAAACCGTACACCAGCTCAGCGAGGCCGTTTGAGAGAAAATTTGAGAGCCCAAAATTCAATCACAATCTTTTGCCCAATGATACGCAGCAAAAACCCGAACTCCAGACCAAGCCCCAGAGCACCCCACCTCAGCCTCCGGTGAAACCACAGAGTTTCCCACAGCCTGCTGAGTTTGACAGTGGAATGGATACCTTTAACAGAACGACAGAAAACCAGCCCAAATATCAACAAAACAATGTCAACGCCGTGCCCAAGGCTATCCCTGTAAG TCCTGGTGCGTTggacgatgatgatgaagatgaaggtcACACTGTAGTGGCAACGGCACGAGGAATCTTTAACAGCAATGGTGGAGTCCTGAGTTCCATTGAAACCGGTGTCAGTATCATCATCCCACAAGGAGCCATTCCTGAGGGAGTGGAACAGGAGATCTACTTTAAAGTATGCAGGGATAACAGCATCCTACCCCCCTTGGACAAAGAGAAAG GAGAGACGCTGCTCAGCCCGCTGGTGATGTGTGGACCTCATGGACTGAAGTTCCTGAAGCCTGTGGAGCTGCGCTTACCTCACTGTGCGTCTATGACCCCTGATGGTTGGTCTTTTGCTCTAAAATCCTCCGACGACTCGTCGG gtgATCCTAAGAGCTGGCAGAACAAATCCCTTTCTGGGGATCCTAACTATCTTGTCGGAGCAAACTGTGTGTCCGTTCTCATCGATCACTTTTGA
- the LOC117429450 gene encoding tight junction protein ZO-1 isoform X10 has protein sequence MNKMSARTASSKSGAMEETVIWEQHTVALHRAAGFGFGIAISGGKDNPHFQSGETSIVISDVLKGGPAEGLLQENDRVVMVNAVSMDNVEHAYAVQQLRKSGKNAQITIRRKKKVQIPVARTERETVSEHEEDSYEDEAYDETSARSGPSAYSSSKRSERSMAGRRDRSASRERSLSPRSDRRSVVSNLPPKPAKVTLVKSRKSEEYGLRLASHIFVKDISPESLAAKDGNIQEGDVVLKINGTVTENLSLTDAKKLIERSKGKLKMVVQRDERATLLNIPDLDDSIPSANASDRDDISEIHSLASDHSNRSHDRSRRSRSRSPDRRSEPSDHSRHSPQQISNGSHRSRDEERIAKPGAISTPVRITEEAVISKIAEQPVAKTFEERSEKQIPPLPEPKPVYAQPGQPDVDLPVSPSDAPIPSAAHDEGMLRPSMKLVKFKKGESVGLRLAGGNDVGIFVAGVLEDSPAAKEGLEEGDQILRVNNVDFANIIREEAVLFLLDLPRGEEVTILAQKKKDVYRRIVESDVGDSFYIRTHFEYEKESPYGLSFNKGEVFRVVDTLYNGKLGSWLAIRIGKNHKEVERGIIPNKNRAEQLSSVQYTLPKTAGGDRADFWRFRGLRSSKRNLRKSREDLTAQPVQSKYPAYERVVLREAGFLRPVVIFGPIADVAREKLGREEPDLFELARSEPRDAGTDQRNSGIIRLHTIKQIIDRDKHAVLDITPNAVDRLNYAQWYPIVVFLNPDSKQGVKNMRTRLCSESRKSARKLYERALKLRKNNHHLFTSIINMNSMNDGWYGALKETTQQQQNQLVWVSEGRADGAPDDDLDLHDDRLSYLSAPGSEYSMYSTDSRHTSDYEDTDTEGGAYTDQELDETLNDEVGPLPESAITRSSEPVCEDPPVIQDAQAYPPYQPPVQPDPLPRTNSTGFKIPASQQKAEAVPVIPNLPHQPEPIAVVSAPSAVDNTVYVAGMNHEERAPAPQSTYSPQAGSLRRPTHELARSMLNDPEQSRSPLAEPPKQMYKKDPYGVDEPLRQNHGIKEPVVAHPVNRYEQEPPPSYAPQPQYQDEQPYRDYDQPPYRYESTGNFMEQKSRSYDSHLQYETRVPPYDDQWSHYDENPSQTYPARTPFENQHPQDYDPRLHYEESTEREYTLPQPRYEEPSPLGYDNRPRYEQPAKSYGKPVQPRYEEQLRYEEQPPIGYEARPRYEPEPHAFPPPVSRSPEPNPYYDPPVRTYTQGPQRGYKPGQYEPPLNADAALPPPPQPQAKPEPPIASTKPLPPTPATEPEDDPAMKRQSVLTRVKMFENKRSVSVDRAKESGDPAAVRSAEVAPKPVTGPTTVPKANSLSRLDQEKPPYRAPEPQKPQTKPPEDIVRSNHYDPEEDEEYYRKQLSYFDRRSFDSKPAPQPTQPANRFPDPAKPVQPQTQSNYSNYSSRFLGSYTNYDYLKRNQKWGKPAELEPVDKISVVEKRYEPVPQVTPPPSQYGLPSQTLSNPSVPPPVLPKPPLSEVSSLQLDVRSSPKSKPEPPTLQTKPTTVKPNNREDTVQSNYLQQKSFPEKAPVNGTDQPPKPVTSSYNRFNPKPYTSSARPFERKFESPKFNHNLLPNDTQQKPELQTKPQSTPPQPPVKPQSFPQPAEFDSGMDTFNRTTENQPKYQQNNVNAVPKAIPVSPGALDDDDEDEGHTVVATARGIFNSNGGVLSSIETGVSIIIPQGAIPEGVEQEIYFKVCRDNSILPPLDKEKGETLLSPLVMCGPHGLKFLKPVELRLPHCASMTPDGWSFALKSSDDSSGDPKSWQNKSLSGDPNYLVGANCVSVLIDHF, from the exons AGTGGAGCTATGGAGGAAACTGTAATATGGGAACAGCACACAGTGGCCCTTCACAGG GCTGCCGGGTTTGGATTTGGCATTGCAATTTCAGGAGGCAAAGATAACCCCCATTTTCAGAGTGGTGAAACCTCCATTGTAATATCAGATGTGCTGAAAGGAGGCCCAGCTGAGGGTCTGTTACA ggaaaatGATCGTGTTGTTATGGTCAATGCTGTTTCTATGGATAATGTAGAGCATGCCTATGCTGTTCAGCAGTTGCGGAAAAGTGGAAAGAATGCACAAATT ACAATCAGACGGAAAAAGAAGGTTCAAATTCCGGTGGCCAGGACGGAGCGCGAGACAGTGTCGGAGCATGAAGAGGACAGCTACGAGGATGAGGCGTATGATGAGACGAGTGCGAGAAGCGGCCCCAGTGCCTACAGCAGCAGCAAGAGGAGTGAGCGTAGCATGGCAGGGAGGAGGGATCGCAGTGCGAGCAGAGAGCGCAGCTTATCACCACGATCAGACAGGAGGTCTGTGGTTTCAAATCTACCACCGAAACCTGCAAAAGTCACGTTGGTGAAATCCAGAAAAAGTGAAG aaTATGGGTTACGCTTGGCAAGTCACATTTTTGTGAAAGACATCTCCCCAGAGAGCCTGGCAGCAAAAGATGGCAATATCCAAGAAGGAGATGTTGTATTGAAA ataaATGGCACTGTGACGGAAAACCTCTCCTTGACAGATGCTAAGAAACTAATAGAACGGTCAAAGGGTAAGCTAAAGATGGTGGTTCAAAGAGATGAGCGAGCGACTCTACTCAATATACCGGACCTGGATGACAGCATTCCTTCTGCTAATGCTTCAGATAGAGATG acatTTCAGAAATTCATTCACTGGCATCAGACCATTCCAACCGATCCCATGACCGATCGCGCCGCAGTCGCTCCCGATCTCCTGACAGGAGGTCAGAACCCTCAGACCATTCCAGACATTCTCCACAGCAAATCAGCAATGGCAG TCACAGGAGCCGGGATGAAGAGAGAATAGCCAAACCCGGGGCGATATCGACGCCTGTTAGAATTACAGAAGAAGCAGTAATATCTAAGATTGCGGAGCAGCCTGTGGCTAAAACCTTTGAGGAGAGATCAGAAAAACAGATCCCACCTCTGCCAG AGCCTAAGCCTGTGTATGCCCAGCCTGGTCAGCCAGATGTGGACCTTCCAGTAAGCCCTTCTGACGCCCCCATTCCCAGTGCAGCTCATGACGAGGGCATGCTCAG ACCGAGCATGAAGCTGGTGAAGTTTAAGAAGGGTGAGAGTGTGGGTTTGCGCCTCGCTGGTGGGAATGATGTTGGGATATTCGTAGCTGGGGTTTTGGAGGACAGCCCTGCTGCGAAAGAAGGCCTGGAAGAGGGAGATCAGATTCTCAGG gtaaaTAATGTTGACTTTGCAAATATAATTCGTGAAGAGGCAGTTCTGTTCCTCCTTGATCTTCCCAGAGGTGAAGAGGTCACCATTTTGGCTCAGAAGAAAAAAGATG TGTATCGCCGGATAGTGGAGTCAGATGTTGGGGATTCCTTCTACATCAGAACCCACTTTGAGTATGAAAAGGAATCCCCTTATGGACTGAGTTTCAACAAGGGAGAAGTGTTCCGTGTTGTGGACACTCTGTATAATGGGAAGCTAGGCTCATGGCTGGCAATTCGCATTGGCAAAAATCATAAAGAGGTGGAAAGAGGCATCATTCCTAACAAAAACAG agccGAACAGTTATCCAGTGTCCAGTACACTCTTCCCAAGACCGCAGGAGGTGACCGTGCAGATTTCTGGCGATTCCGTGGCCTTCGCAGCTCCAAGAGGAACCTTAGGAAAAGCAGAGAGGATCTCACAGCCCAGCCTGTTCAATCCAAGTACCCAGCTTATGAAAGAGTTGTGCTCAGAGAAG CTGGTTTTCTCCGACCTGTGGTTATCTTTGGCCCCATTGCTGATGTGGCTCGTGAAAAGCTGGGAAGAGAAGAGCCTGATTTGTTTGAGTTGGCAA ggagTGAGCCAAGAGATGCTGGGACTGACCAGCGCAACTCTGGCATTATTCGCCTCCATACAATCAAACAGATCATTGACAGA gaTAAACATGCTGTTTTGGACATTACCCCGAATGCAGTGGACCGATTGAATTATGCGCAGTGGTATCCAATTGTAGTGTTTCTGAACCCAGATAGCAAGCAGGGTGTGAAAAACATGAGGACAAGGCTGTGCTCAGAGTCAAGAAAAAGTGCCAGGAAGCTGTATGAGCGAGCCCTTAAGCTGAGAAAAAACAACCATCATCTCTTTACGT CCATCATCAATATGAATTCTATGAATGATGGATGGTATGGAGCACTGAAGGAGACAACTCAGCAACAGCAGAACCAACTAGTTTGGGTCTCTGAAGGCAGG GCGGATGGAGCTCCGGATGATGACCTTGATTTGCATGATGACCGCCTGTCCTACCTTTCTGCTCCAGGGAGCGAATACTCCATGTACAGCACTGACAGTAGACACACATCTGACTATGAAGACACAGACACTGAAGGGGGTGCCTACACTGACCAGGAACTCGATGAAACTCTTAATGATGAAGTTGGCCCACTTCCAGAATCTGCCATTACAAGGTCCTCTGAGCCTGTCTGTGAAGATCCACCAGTAATCCAAGATGCCCAGGCTTACCCGCCCTATCAGCCCCCGGTTCAGCCCGACCCACTCCCCAGAACAAACTCAACTGGGTTCAAAATACCAGCATCTCAGCAG AAAGCTGAGGCTGTTCCTGTCATCCCTAACCTTCCCCATCAACCTGAGCCTATTGCTGTTGTGTCAGCGCCCTCTGCTGTTGACAACACTGTATATGTAGCTGGTATGAATCATGAGGAGCGTGCTCCAGCCCCTCAAAGCACCTACAGCCCCCAGGCTGGCTCTCTTAGGAGGCCCACCCATGAACTAGCTCGATCAATGCTAAATGATCCGGAACAATCCAGATCACCTCTTGCAGAGCCACCAAAG cagatGTACAAGAAAGATCCTTATGGCGTGGATGAGCCTCTAAGACAGAACCATGGTATAAAAGAGCCAGTTGTGGCTCACCCAGTGAATAGATATGAACAAGAGCCACCTCCAAGCTATGCACCACAGCCTCAGTATCAGGATGAACAGCCATATAGAGATTATGATCAGCCACCATATAGATATGAGTCTACAGGTAACTTTATGGAACAGAAATCTCGCAGCTATGACTCACACCTGCAATACGAAACCCGTGTGCCCCCCTATGATGACCAGTGGTCACACTATGATGAAAACCCCTCCCAGACCTACCCAGCTCGAACTCCGTTTGAGAACCAGCATCCCCAGGACTATGATCCAAGGCTGCACTATGAAGAAAGCACAGAGCGTGAATACACCCTGCCACAGCCCCGCTACGAAGAGCCGTCCCCTCTGGGATACGACAACCGACCCCGCTATGAACAGCCAGCGAAGAGCTACGGCAAACCAGTACAGCCCCGGTATGAAGAACAGCTCCGCTACGAAGAACAGCCCCCTATCGGGTATGAAGCACGGCCTCGTTATGAACCCGAACCACATGCCTTTCCCCCTCCTGTTTCCAGGTCCCCTGAACCCAATCCGTACTATGACCCTCCAGTAAGGACCTATACACAAGGCCCTCAAAGGGGGTACAAACCAGGACAGTACGAGCCCCCGCTTAATGCAGATGCTGCTCTGCCACCACCTCCACAGCCACAAGCTAAACCAGAACCACCGATTGCCTCCACCAAACCACTGCCCCCAACCCCAGCGACGGAGCCGGAAGATGATCCTGCCATGAAGCGACAGTCCGTGCTCACCAGAGTAAAGATGTTTGAGAACAAGAGATCCGTGTCGGTGGACAGGGCCAAGGAGTCTGGTGACCCTGCTGCTGTCCGG TCTGCAGAAGTAGCCCCCAAGCCCGTTACTGGACCAACAACTGTTCCTAAGGCCAACTCTCTGAGTCGTCTAGACCAGGAAAAGCCACCATACAG GGCACCTGAGCCTCAAAAACCTCAAACCAAACCCCCTGAGGATATAGTCCGCTCAAACCACTATGATCCCGAAGAGGATGAGGAATATTATCGGAAGCAGCTCTCGTACTTTGATCGCAGAAGCTTTGATAGCAAACCAGCTCCTCAGCCAACTCAGCCAGCAAATCGCTTCCCTGATCCTGCCAAACCAGTCCAGCCTCAGACACAGTCCAACTACTCCAACTATTCTTCCAG ATTTCTTGGCTCTTACACTAACTATGACTACCTGAAAAGGAATCAGAAGTG GGGTAAACCAGCAGAATTGGAGCCTGTGGATAAAATCAGTGTTGTGGAAAAGAGATACGAGCCTGTGCCTCAGGTTACTCCTCCTCCATCCCAGTATGGACTGCCTTCACAGACTCTGTCAAACCCATCTGTACCTCCACCCGTACTCCCCAAACCCCCGCTGTCTGAAG TCAGCTCACTGCAATTGGACGTACGCAGTTCCCCCAAGTCCAAACCTGAACCACCCACTCTGCAGACTAAACCGACCACAGTAAAGCCTAACAACAGAGAGGACACTGTGCAGTCCAACTACCTTCAACAGAAGAGCTTCCCTGAAAAAGCCCCAGTTAACGGAACTGACCAGCCTCCGAAGCCAGTCACCTCCAGCTACAATCGATTCAACCCAAAACCGTACACCAGCTCAGCGAGGCCGTTTGAGAGAAAATTTGAGAGCCCAAAATTCAATCACAATCTTTTGCCCAATGATACGCAGCAAAAACCCGAACTCCAGACCAAGCCCCAGAGCACCCCACCTCAGCCTCCGGTGAAACCACAGAGTTTCCCACAGCCTGCTGAGTTTGACAGTGGAATGGATACCTTTAACAGAACGACAGAAAACCAGCCCAAATATCAACAAAACAATGTCAACGCCGTGCCCAAGGCTATCCCTGTAAG TCCTGGTGCGTTggacgatgatgatgaagatgaaggtcACACTGTAGTGGCAACGGCACGAGGAATCTTTAACAGCAATGGTGGAGTCCTGAGTTCCATTGAAACCGGTGTCAGTATCATCATCCCACAAGGAGCCATTCCTGAGGGAGTGGAACAGGAGATCTACTTTAAAGTATGCAGGGATAACAGCATCCTACCCCCCTTGGACAAAGAGAAAG GAGAGACGCTGCTCAGCCCGCTGGTGATGTGTGGACCTCATGGACTGAAGTTCCTGAAGCCTGTGGAGCTGCGCTTACCTCACTGTGCGTCTATGACCCCTGATGGTTGGTCTTTTGCTCTAAAATCCTCCGACGACTCGTCGG gtgATCCTAAGAGCTGGCAGAACAAATCCCTTTCTGGGGATCCTAACTATCTTGTCGGAGCAAACTGTGTGTCCGTTCTCATCGATCACTTTTGA